From Anoplopoma fimbria isolate UVic2021 breed Golden Eagle Sablefish chromosome 11, Afim_UVic_2022, whole genome shotgun sequence, one genomic window encodes:
- the cntnap1 gene encoding contactin-associated protein 1, whose translation MTCKILSICLLFLGFQHCSSRECVDPLVSSLYASSFLASSRYNFLYSANFAKLYGSSGWSPSPRDRQPWLQVDLGRKYRLVAIATQGTFNSYDWITKYTLLYGDRPDSWTPYIMQGGNSTLPANWNYYQIKRNVFHYAFTAKHIRLLPLAWNTENGGKIGVRLELFGCSYDSYVLQYNGDDSVVYMYPEKRSRTLHDHIAINFKTLEQDGLLLHSEGIQGDLFTLELKRGRLYLHISLGSSVIHKVDGRTTLTAGSLLDNLHWHYVTIKRDGRQVNFTVDSHTVTAICKGEFTHLDLDTQLYVGGVIEQNLPHLPTTPNFRGCLENVFINDVNIIYKAKREEPEIRIPRKKKMHYACRDILLKPMTFAGPNNYLQVPGYFRRPRMFVKFKFRSWDYTGLLMFTRFADDLGALELGLSEGQINVTIFQPGKKKLQFAAGYRLNDGYWHTVDLAARDNLMTLTIDEEEGSPLKITNPFTIRTGDRYFFGGCPKTNNTIRKCETKLNRFHGCMQHIFIDNEQLDIDLILQRQWGRYAELLLGTCGITDRCSPNPCEHEGRCIQSWDDFICLCENTGYKGEVCHMSVYKESCEAYRLSGKYWSGNYTIDPDLSGPLKPFEVYCKIKAYKAWTVILNDRVDGTKVTGSSIDRPYIGNVNYWNASWDEVSALANTSVYCEQWIDYSCYKSRLLNTPNGRPFGYWIGRNNESHYYWGGTFREVQKCGCAINQTCTDPKFQCNCDADYRQWYSDKGYLDFRDHLPVRKVVVGDTNRTGSEAQFTVGPLRCHGDRNIWNTIAFTKPTYITFPTFRPGSSADISFHFKTYRDHGVFLENSDDQLRNFIRIELNTTHNLVFLFMVGDGIINVTLNSPVPLNDNEWHFVQAELNVKLARIKVDYQPWAVTRFPGQTFVTMKFTHPILVGAANRTLRPFLGCLRGLRMNGVPLDLEGKVNEEQGIRRNCTGQCLNATIPCRNSGQCIEGYACYTCDCNNTAFDGFYCHKDIGAYFEIGSWLRYNIRKKPISDEAAWANWIDPHYDNFSLGYNDTADDIEFSFSTVHTPAVLLYISSFVQDYIAIILKKDGSVDMRYKLGLITHKFQLTHRNLADGYPHYVNITRHNRTIKTQVDYMEPIVEKIIIVEDARFDSPKSMFMGRVMEVGDIDYEIQRHNAPGFIGCISGVRYDVYAPLKAFFRPNETDPPVTTQGYVSESNCGAFPPILGYVPWEVDPWFTTIEYFYIHDDLGLFWITVIVILALLLLFGGLYSIYVYAYQQKGSYRTNEPKNLESPSSSRPLTETLRREKKKLPQIEEEFRSD comes from the exons GAGAATGTGTTGATCCGCTGGTCTCCAGCCTCTACGCCTCCTCCTTCCTGGCCTCCTCCAGATATAACTTCCTCTACTCTGCCAATTTTGCCAAATTGTATG GCAGCAGTGGCTGGTCCCCATCCCCAAGGGACAGACAGCCATGGCTGCAGGTCGACCTGGGCAGAAAGTATCGACTGGTGGCCATAGCCACCCAGGGGACCTTCAACTCATACGACTGGATCACCAAGTACACCCTGCTCTATGGAGACCGACCGGACTCCTGGACGCCCTACATCATGCAGGGAGGCAACTCT ACGCTGCCTGCAAACTGGAATTATTATCAGATTAAGAGGAATGTCTTCCATTACGCCTTTACTGCTAAACACATTCGTCTGCTGCCTCTGGCGTGGAACACAGAGAACGGAGGGAAGATCGGTGTGAGGCTGGAGCTGTTTGGCTGCTCTTATG ATTCCTATGTACTACAGTACAACGGGGATGACTCAGTGGTCTACATGTACCCGGAAAAGAGGTCTCGTACACTACATGACCACATTGCCATTAACTTCAAGACTCTGGAGCAGGATGGTCTGCTGTTACACAGTGAGGGGATTCAAGGAGACCTCTTCACCTTGGAGCTGAAGAGAGGCCGTCTTTACCTGCACATCAGCCTAG gaaGCAGTGTAATACACAAAGTTGATGGTCGGACTACTCTGACTGCTGGCAGCCTTCTTGATAATCTGCACTGGCACTATGTCACCATAAAGCGCGACGGTCGCCAGGTGAACTTCACAGTGGACAGTCACACGGTCACAGCCATCTGTAAAGGAGAGTTTACACACCTGGATCTGGACACGCAG TTATATGTAGGAGGGGTCATAGAGCAAAATCTGCCTCACCTGCCCACTACACCCAATTTCCGGGGCTGCCTGGAGAATGTTTTCATCAATGATGTCAACATCATCTACAAGGCTAAGAGAGAAGAACCTGAAATCCGCATCCCACGAAAG AAAAAGATGCATTATGCCTGCAGGGACATTCTGCTCAAACCCATGACCTTTGCCGGGCCCAACAACTACCTGCAGGTGCCGGGCTATTTCAGGAGGCCTCGCATGTTTGTCAAGTTTAAGTTCCGCTCATGGGACTACACAGGGCTGCTGATGTTCACGCGATTTGCTGATGACCTGGGTGCCCTTGAGCTGGGACTCAGCGAGGGGCAGATCAACGTCACGATATTCCAGCCTGGGAAGAAAAAACTACAGTTTGCTGCAG GCTACCGGCTAAATGATGGTTACTGGCACACAGTGGATTTGGCAGCCAGAGACAACCTGATGACCCTCACAATTGATGAGGAGGAGGGCTCTCCACTTAAGATCACCAATCCATTCACAATTCGGACAGGAGACCGCTACTTTTTTGGAG GTTGTCCGAAAACCAATAACACAATACGGAAGTGTGAGACCAAGCTGAACCGATTCCACGGTTGCATGCAGCATATCTTCATTGACAATGAACAGCTGGATATTGACCTTATTCTGCAACGACAGTGGGGGCGCTATGCTGAGTTGTTGTTGGGCACTTGTGGCATCACTGACCG ATGTAGTCCAAATCCATGTGAACATGAAGGCAGATGCATCCAGTCCTGGGATGactttatctgtctgtgtgagaACACAGGCTATAAAGGAGAGGTGTGTCACATGT CGGTTTATAAAGAGTCATGTGAGGCCTACAGACTCAGCGGCAAGTATTGGTCTGGAAACTACACTATCGATCCTGATCTCAGCGGGCCGCTGAAACCATTTGAAGTGTACTGCAAAATTAAGG CATATAAAGCCTGGACAGTGATTCTGAATGACCGTGTGGATGGTACAAAGGTGACTGGGAGTTCAATAGACCGGCCGTATATAGGAAATGTCAACTACTGGAACGCCTCATGGGATGAAGTCTCTGCTTTAGCCAACACCTCCGTGTACTGCGAACAGTGGATCGACTACTCCTGCTACAAGTCCCGTCTCCTAAACACCCCAA ACGGAAGACCTTTTGGTTACTGGATTGGTCGTAACAATGAGAGTCACTATTACTGGGGTGGAACATTCAGAGAGGTCCAAAAGTGTGGCTGCGCTATCAACCAAACCTGCACCGATCCCAAGTTTCAATGCAACTGTGATGCTGACTATAGACAATG GTACTCGGATAAGGGCTACTTGGACTTCAGAGACCATCTGCCTGTTAGGAAGGTGGTAGTCGGGGACACCAACAGGACCGGCTCAGAAGCACAATTCACCGTCGGGCCCCTACGCTGCCATGGCGACA GAAACATCTGGAACACCATAGCCTTCACCAAGCCCACCTACATAACCTTCCCGACCTTCAGGCCTGGCTCCAGCGCTGACATCTCCTTCCACTTCAAAACCTATCGTGACCACGGCGTGTTCCTAGAGAATTCTGATGACCAACTGCGAAACTTCATTCGGATAGAGCTGAATA CCACCCAtaaccttgtgtttttattcatggttGGTGATGGCATCATAAATGTGACACTAAACTCCCCTGTGCCACTCAACGACAACGAGTGGCACTTTGTTCAAGCCGAGCTTAATGTGAAGCTGGCCCGCATCAAGGTTGATTATCAGCCTTGGGCTGTCACACGTTTTCCAGGTCAGACCTTCGTCACCATGAAGTTTACGCATCCTATCCTAGTAG GTGCAGCCAACCGCACCCTGAGACCTTTCTTGGGGTGTCTTCGAGGGTTGCGGATGAACGGTGTTCCTCTTGATCTTGAGGGTAAAGTAAATGAAGAGCAGGGTATAAGGAGGAACTGTACTGGACAGTGTCTCAATGCGACCATACCATGCCGAAACAGCGGCCAGTGTATAGAGGGCTACGCTTGCTACACTTGTGACTGTAACAACACAGCTTTTGATGGTTTCTATTGTCATAAAG ACATTGGAGCCTACTTTGAGATCGGCTCGTGGCTGAGATACAACATACGAAAGAAGCCCATATCAGACGAAGCAGCATGGGCCAACTGGATTGACCCGCATTACGACAACTTCAGCCTTGGATACAATGACACAGCAGATGACATCGAGTTTAGTTTCAGCACCGTTCACACACCAGCCGTGTTGCTCTACATAAGCTCTTTCGTCCAAGACTACATTGCCATCATCCTCAAGAAGGACG GTAGTGTAGATATGAGGTATAAGCTGGGGCTCATTACACACAAGTTCCAACTGACTCACCGAAACCTGGCCGATGGATACCCCCACTACGTCAACATTACCAGACACAACAGAACCATCAAAACACAG GTGGATTACATGGAGCCCATAGTGGAAAAGATAATCATAGTGGAGGACGCCAGGTTTGACTCTCCGAAGTCCATGTTCATGGGCAGAGTCATGG AGGTTGGTGACATTGACTATGAAATCCAAAGGCATAATGCTCCAGGCTTCATAGGCTGCATATCTGGGGTGAGATACGACGTCTACGCCCCGTTAAAGGCCTTCTTCCGTCCAAATGAAACCGACCCTCCGGTAACGACACAAGGCTACGTATCCGAGTCCAACTGTGGCGCCTTCCCTCCTATCCTGGGTTATGTACCATGGGAGGTGGACCCATGGTTTACCACCATAG AGTATTTTTATATCCACGATGACCTAGGCTTGTTTTGGATAACAG tCATTGTCATCctggcgctgctgctgctcttcggAGGGCTGTACAGCATCTACGTCTACGCGTATCAGCAGAAGGGCAGCTACCGCACCAACGAGCCCAAGAACCTGGAGTCCCCTAGCAGCTCCAGGCCGCTGACGGAGACCCTGAGGAGGGAAAAGAAGAAACTCCCGCAAATTGAGGAGGAGTTCAGGAGCGACTAG